In Pempheris klunzingeri isolate RE-2024b chromosome 5, fPemKlu1.hap1, whole genome shotgun sequence, the DNA window GATGTGTTGTCATCCCGTCAGCTTATGTTAATTTGTCTTCATTGTGTTGATGCCTTTGAAACTTAAAGGTTCTTGCATTGCTTATACAGCCCAGGACTGAATCAATGTCAGAAACAGTCTTTGCACTGACACCcttaaaaatgaaatagaaaagtaAGACTAAAAAAGCACCATGAATTAATATGAAAAGTCAAAAACCTGAATGTGGCAGGAAATAATTCTAAAATCAGTCTGTAGTCTGCTCAGACTCACGCTGTTGTGGGTGTAGTAGAAGCCATCAGGGTTGGTCACAATCTCCAGGAAGATGTCCATCTTGTCGAGAATGGCAGTGAGAGCGGCGTCACGTCCGTAGTCAGTCACAATCTACACGCAGAGATGTAAAGAACACAATATTCAGTGCAGCAGGTTCGCTGCGAGAAGCTGCAGAAGAAAAAGTGAAGAACAAATCAAAAGTAATATGAGAATTATCAAAGGACCTTTTTGGCGAACCAGGTGCCACTGGCCTGAGTGACCCACTCTCTGGAATGGATTCCAGTGTCGATCCAGATGGCGGGACGGTTGGTTCCTCCGGTGCTGAACTAAGACACAGGAAAGGACATTGCATGTGAAAAATGTTCCTTCCCATTCGTCCATCACTGGCAGGATGAGCTGAAGCTTGTCGCTGCCATCGCCCAGCATGCAGAAATCTCTTCTCTTTCTATTATCCTTGATGAAGATGGTTTGTTTCAAGTTTCACAGTCTTCATTTCCTGGACCCAGCCTGTTTGTGTGATTTACCTTGAGCACATTCAGGGGGCGACCCTCATAGCTCTGACCGATCACTATCTTGCTGACCATTTTGGGATTCTCAGCCACCAGCATGTCCTGGAATCTGTAGATctaaaccaaagaaaaaaaagcctcgTCTTTATCCAGGAGCATCATTTGAGTATGACAGAACCCTGCACAGTAATGTCTGGTATTGAGGTTTCATCATTTTGGGTTGCTACGTAATAATGTAACTGGAGGCCAAATGTTGTAGATGATCAGGGCCaagctgaagatgaagatgaagaggagggttTTGGCTTTGGGTTTGGGTTTGGCTGGCTAAGGGGTCTCCTCAATTGGCACACTTGACTTAACAACCATAAACAAAgtctgaaaaaacattttgaaatatgaaataggagcttttttttttcaaaaatctaACATAACAGTACAATTACTGTCATTGTTTATATCAGACACTCTGGCAAATTATTAATATCTAACACATGAACTCTAAAATTGAGATCCTTCCTTTAGATCATTCTTTTCATGCATAGAACCAAACCATAACTATATCATAAAAGTTGTCTATGGTAATAATGTTTTTACTAGCCACAGTGAGTGTGTCTACTAACCTCGCTGATGCTGTGGTACTTGGAGAAGTCGAAGCCGTCGGTGGTTCTGGGTTCAACAACACGAGCAGTGGactccatctcctcctgctcctcatctaGCATCATCTGCAGGACAAAAACACCATTCACATTTGATTCAGAGctcaatgaaaaataaagtgcaGTAGATTCAGATTTGTTCCTGTTTAAGCCTGGACTTTAACGGGCTTTTTTGCAGGTCTCATACCTGCAGGTCTTCAATCATGATGGAGTACTCAATGTCCTGAGTCTCCAGGTAGATTTTCACAGACTGCAGGCTGTGGAAGGGAACCCTGACGTCCACAGGAGTCTTCACGTCAGTCACCTCCCTCCAGAAGTCCAGCTGAGAGGAAGCACAGATACCATAGAACAAATCAATTCAAATCCAATTTCAGTCTTACTCATTTGAGGCTTTACACGTTCAGTGTTTTactttccatttttgttttagaATCTATTTAAAATTGTTGATGATGAATGACCTCGAACATGACcatgtcctccagctccttgaTCAGAGACAGCTGGACTTCATCCTTTGCAACAATGCGAAGCACCTGATGCCTGCAAAAAGAGAACCACagtgttttacatcattttacTCAACTCAAGATTCCAGACCAAGAGAGAAGTTGGCAGACATGGGGTAAAGGAGGTTTTCTGGTTCTGCTTATACAGACGttacacagagagaagagagtgatGATTTATTGTGCTCTTAGTTTGGTTGTTTCTACTGGGTGATCTGAGGTTTCATTAACATGGCATACTTTTATCTACTAATACCCACAAAGTAtcaacagaagaggagagaaaggaggtgggtgggtgggagggAAAGACTGTAGCATGATGAtgaaacaaattacaaaaaagtCACCTGTCTCTGAGATTTTATAGAATAGAATCAATCAAATCGATCAAATTTCACTTCACTAATGTGTtgaggtggaggcagaaataGACACTCAAAAACTTAAAATGAAACCAAGATGATCTGCATTGATCTCATTAATGTACATAGTTTCCTGTGCTAGTTTCCACTGCATTTATCGTGAAAGTGCAGTCATCACTCAGTATCTGAGCCAGTGTATATTGAAAGGACATACAGGTCACTGCCACCCTACACAGCAGTGAGAAGCTCTGGCCCACTTACCCCTCAAACGTCTCCTTGCCGAGAACGGCCACAAACAGCGCGGCGAGTGCGAGCAGCCCCCTCA includes these proteins:
- the cpa5 gene encoding carboxypeptidase A5, with translation MRGLLALAALFVAVLGKETFEGHQVLRIVAKDEVQLSLIKELEDMVMFELDFWREVTDVKTPVDVRVPFHSLQSVKIYLETQDIEYSIMIEDLQMMLDEEQEEMESTARVVEPRTTDGFDFSKYHSISEIYRFQDMLVAENPKMVSKIVIGQSYEGRPLNVLKFSTGGTNRPAIWIDTGIHSREWVTQASGTWFAKKIVTDYGRDAALTAILDKMDIFLEIVTNPDGFYYTHNSNRMWRKTRKPNPGSQCVGVDPNRNWDAGFGGAGASRNPCSETYHGPRANSESEVKSIVDFVKSHGNFKAFISIHSYSQMLLYPYGYTRTPVKDQTELHNLAKKAITDLASLYGTRYRYGSIINTIYQASGGTIDWTYNQGIKYSYTFELRDTGRYGFILPANQIVPTATETWLALMAIMDHTFKNPY